In Deefgea piscis, the genomic window GCATTGCTTTACAGCAATTATTGATTATTCAAGACCAGCAACAGTATTTGTTGGGGCAAATTCGTTGGCTTTCTGAGCAAGAGCAACAGCTCACCATCGGCGTGCAATTGCTACCCGGTGTGCCACAAGCGGCCTCTATTCGCGCCCAAGATGCGGCGCGCTTTGGGCAAACCGATTATATTCCGGTGCTATTAGTGCCGGCGCTGGTGGCGTTAAAGGTACCCAATTGCTTGCTACTGCCTACTGGCTGGTTTCGCCAAGGTCGATTACTCGAACTCTGGGATGGCTACCGCAAAACACGAATTCGCTTAGTCAGTATTTTAAGTCGCGGGGCTGATTTTGAGCGCGTCCATTTTGTTGCCTCAGGCACTATGGATTAGCGCAACTGCGACGCTAAAACTGAATAATCTCACCTTGGATTAAGCGCCGTACCGCAGTCGTGGGCAGCAATGCCAAGATCTGCGCCATAGTTTGCTCATCCTCGCTCGGTTTTAAATGCGTAATCAATACCTCAATACCGGCTGGCGCTGATTTTAGCTCGCGGGCTAAAGTACTCGGGCAGAGGTGTTTGGCTAACTGGGCGAGTTTGGCATTCGATTCGGCAAAAGCGGTTTCAATAATCAGCACCTTTAAGTCGCTAATCTGATTCACCGCCTGCCAAAATGCGGCTCCACCAATGGTATCGCCACTCAACACCAGCGATGCCGTTAAATTACTCACTTGAAACGCCAATGCCGCAACCGTGTGCTCAGCGGGCAATGCCGTGATGACTAATTCATCCACACAGTGCATTTGCCCCACTTCTATGGGTACAAATTGCAGCAAAGGCTGCTCAGCCGTCGGAATCACACTAAAGTCGGGCCAAATCAGCCAATTAAAAATATGTGTTTTCAGCGTTTGAATCGTCGCGGCACCAGCATGCACGATCACTGGACGCGTTCGTGCGCCCAAAGTGGCATCGAGCAATAAAGGCAAATAGGCAATATGATCTAAATGCGCATGCGTAAGAAAAACGTGTTCAATTTGCAATAATTCGCTACTACTTAAATCCGCCACGCCGGTGCCGGCATCCAGCAAAATGGTTTGATTCAACAAAAAAGCGGTGGTGTGGTTTGCGCCACCAATGCCACCACTACAACCTAATACACGCAATGAAGTCATAATTTACCGAAAGAAAAACGCCATTCGAATGCCTAAAATCTCAATTAAATCTTCTTCATTTAATCGCAGCTCTGCCACATCAAGTGGCCGCCCATTCACAAATGGGCGTTGTTGTCCTTCACCATGTGCAATAAAAAAATCCTGCTCTCGGCGATAAATCACCGCCACTTGCTGCCCTACTTTACCCAAAGTATTGCGCTCTTTATTGAGCAATAATTCACGCCCAGCATTCGCCCCCGTAACTACGCGAATCACCGCTTGCTTGGGTGTAGATTGATTTTGCTCGATCGAAGCCGATTGTTGCCGCGGTATTTGGTGATCACTGATAAATTTCAGACGATATTTGGCAATTTTAATTTCATCACCATGATTTAAAGTATGCCGTTTAATTTTTTTACCATTCACCGATGTGCCATTGGTGCTTTGCTGATCTTCAATAAAGTAATGATCCCCAATGCATTCGATCACCGCATGCACCCCTGAAACGGCTAAATGATCAATGTGAATTTGATTATTTGATCGACGCCCAATTAAAGTGCGTTGGGCGCTTAAATTGATTTCTTTGACGGGTTTATCTTCAAAACTTAATACTAATTTAGCCATAAATCCAAACTTCCAATGCAGTAAACCCAGTGCAGTATGCTGCCTGTCAAACTTAGTCGTTAAACAATCATCGTCTTGCATCGTGGCCTCGTTTTGCCATAAAACTGAGCGCCACACATAAAACCTTCAAAATCCTAATTCAAGGTGTGCTTTAAATAAACGACTAAAATAAACAACTAACTTAGCCAATCACCTACTTTTTTTAATAAGCCTGTTTGTGCGGAAAAATCCCGATTAATTTTCACCAAAATCACTGAAATATTATCTTTACCACCATGGGCATTGGCTAATTCAACTAAGGTACTGGCCATTAAATTTAAATTGCACTCGGGCGCGGCCATTTGCAAAGCGATCACTTCATCGGTCAGCATATCGCTCAAGCCATCAGAGCAAAATAAATACAGATCATCGATTTCAACAGCAAAATCATGAATCTCAGCCTGCACCTCAGGGCCAACCCCAACCGCACGCGTGACTAGATTTTTATGCGGCGCATGGCGCGCATCCTCAGCACTGATTAAACCGGCATCGATCTGCTCTTGCAACAAGGAATGATCGTGCGACAACTGCAGCAACTGTTGCTGCCGAAAGCGATAAGCCCGTGAATCACCGACATGCGCAATCGCCACCCGATTATCAAAAAATAAGCCACTGACCAAGGTCGTTCCCATGCCAGCGCACTGCGGATGTTTTTCACCGGTTTGAAAAATCATCGAATTGGATCGATCGATCGCAATCGTTAGCATTTCAGCGGCAATTGCCGGTAAATTTTGCGAATTTTTATTGTGTAGCGCGATCATGGCCAATTGCGCCTGCATCACTTCATGCATCACCTCAACGGCAATGCTACTGGCCACTTCACCAGCTTTATAGCCACCCATGCCATCGGCCAAAACTAAAAAACCCAATTCGGCATCGATACGAATCGTATCTTCATTGTGCGAACGTAAACGCCCCACATCCGTCAGGCCCGACATCTCAAGC contains:
- a CDS encoding MBL fold metallo-hydrolase → MTSLRVLGCSGGIGGANHTTAFLLNQTILLDAGTGVADLSSSELLQIEHVFLTHAHLDHIAYLPLLLDATLGARTRPVIVHAGAATIQTLKTHIFNWLIWPDFSVIPTAEQPLLQFVPIEVGQMHCVDELVITALPAEHTVAALAFQVSNLTASLVLSGDTIGGAAFWQAVNQISDLKVLIIETAFAESNAKLAQLAKHLCPSTLARELKSAPAGIEVLITHLKPSEDEQTMAQILALLPTTAVRRLIQGEIIQF
- a CDS encoding FHA domain-containing protein, which produces MQDDDCLTTKFDRQHTALGLLHWKFGFMAKLVLSFEDKPVKEINLSAQRTLIGRRSNNQIHIDHLAVSGVHAVIECIGDHYFIEDQQSTNGTSVNGKKIKRHTLNHGDEIKIAKYRLKFISDHQIPRQQSASIEQNQSTPKQAVIRVVTGANAGRELLLNKERNTLGKVGQQVAVIYRREQDFFIAHGEGQQRPFVNGRPLDVAELRLNEEDLIEILGIRMAFFFR
- a CDS encoding Stp1/IreP family PP2C-type Ser/Thr phosphatase translates to MRSLATALEMSGLTDVGRLRSHNEDTIRIDAELGFLVLADGMGGYKAGEVASSIAVEVMHEVMQAQLAMIALHNKNSQNLPAIAAEMLTIAIDRSNSMIFQTGEKHPQCAGMGTTLVSGLFFDNRVAIAHVGDSRAYRFRQQQLLQLSHDHSLLQEQIDAGLISAEDARHAPHKNLVTRAVGVGPEVQAEIHDFAVEIDDLYLFCSDGLSDMLTDEVIALQMAAPECNLNLMASTLVELANAHGGKDNISVILVKINRDFSAQTGLLKKVGDWLS